In the Manis javanica isolate MJ-LG chromosome 12, MJ_LKY, whole genome shotgun sequence genome, gctgatTATGACTCAGatgatgcttaatattttttagcagttatttttaaattaagctatgTATTGtgtttagacataatgctattgcatacttaatagactacagtagaGCATAAATCACCTttctatgcactgggaaaccaaacaaCCCTTGCCtcgctttattgcaatattcccTTtgctgcagtggtctggaaccaaacgcACGCTATCTCCGAGCTATGCCTCTATTTGATTCTAGTGGTATGAACCAATATGTTTATTTTAGtagctttgtatttattttgctatgtattagaaaaatacaaccagcATGTATAGCTAGTATTGCTTAGGATGAGGCCAAAATGAGTCACTGTAaaatttatttagagaaaaatattttgtaaataattatACCTCTAGTACTTAACAGCCAAAACTATACTGTCTACACACATACGACTTCTGAATGGAAGCACTGAGTTCATTTCCCACACCCTGCTGCGCCTGGCGAGGGGGTCACCTCAGTGCCTCACCATCAGctttatgcacccaacaaagaCTATGTCCAGTGTGTGCCATGACATGAGGAAGGCAGGCAAGCTTACATAAAGAACCCAGGAGAAGGCCCTTGGAAGAATCCTGGTGGGGATAGGGAACCACTGAGGGGCAGTGGGAGACTGATTCACCCATCAACTGTCTCCTGGCCCTCAGATCAAGAAGGCCTTCTTCGCCCTGGTGGCCAATGGCATCCGGGCAGCACCTCTGTGGGACAGCAAGAAGCAGAGCTTTGTGGGTAAGGAGGAGCGGGGGAGGCAGaagtggtggggaagggaaggagggacctGGCAGGTGATTCTGATATGCCACAGGCTTGAGCGGATGTTGGAGGGGCCAAGCTGCGGGCTGGCATGGGGGAGTGTCTGGGCCCAGTCTAGGGGCCCCATCTGTGGAATAGCTGTGACCAGCTGAGCCCTCCAGCTCTACCACCCCATGGTCCCACGTCACAGGTGCtaagcagaaaaagacaaaagggaaaggaagaaattaggAGACTCAgaaaggcaggggagggagggagaaattaCAGGGGAGGCGTGAAAGGGAGAACCCCATTCCCCTGGCATGGCAAGGGCTGCTCTCCTCTCTGTCACAGTTCCCACTGTTGTCCCAGTACTAGGACTCtggcagggtgggggaggagggcctGCTCCCCAACCTGCCCCCCACCACAAGGCCCAGGCTGACCTCCTATACCTCTACCCCCCCACCCATGCAGGGATGCTGACTATCACAGACTTCATCTTGGTGCTGCATCGCTATTACAGGTCCCCCCTGGTAAGGAGTGGGCTGGGAGTCTGGGGGCACCCACCTGGACTGGGGCAGAGGGAGTTCAGGCAGCCTGATGACCAGTGGGCCCACATCTGACTTCTGGAGTCCTGTCGATGTCTCTAGGTCCAGATCTATGAGATTGAAGAACATAAGATTGAGACCTGGAGGGGTGAGTGGTCAAGGGTCCTGGGAAGGGGCTGAGGGTGTGTGGGTGAGTGGGGGGCCAAGGACCTGAGGCAGAGGATAGGCAGTGGAGATTTCCTGGAAGAAGcaggggaagggaaaaagaaagggtgaTGGGGAGTCCAGGGGCCTGGTCAGGGCACAGTCTGGGCACTGCCGGGTGAGGTAGGATGCCCAAAGCCCCCGGCCTGACTCGGATCTTCCTGCAGAGATCTACCTTCAAGGCTGCTTCAAGCCCCTGGTCTCCATCTCCCCCAACAACAGGtagcagccccagccacccacctgAGTCTCCTTGCCCTGAGCAGTacccccttccccagctccccGGTTCTGAACTCAACAGTTCACCCTCCGTGGCAGCCAAGGCCACCTCTTCCCCTTTCTGGGGGCTGGGATGCAGCATCTCTCCAAGGCTGCCCCGGGCTCACAGCTCCCACCTTCACAGCCTGTTCGAAGCCGTCTACAGCCTCATCAAGAACCGGATCCACCGCCTGCCAGTCCTGGACCCGGTCTCAGGAGCTGTGCTTCACATCCTGACCCACAAGCGGCTGCTCAAGTTCCTACACATCTTTGTGAGCCCTGGCACAGCCCAGGAGGCGACCTGAGGGGCTGAGCAGACTTCAGCCctaagggctggggagggagcagctggGAGCCTCTGGGACTAGTCCACCCTGATCCCCACCTGTCCCTAACCCAACCAGGGtgccctgctgccccagccctccttcctctcccgCACCATCCAAGATTTGGGCATCGGCACATTCCGAGACTTGGCCGTGGTGCTGGACACGGCACCCATCCTGACCGCACTGGACATCTTTGTGGACCGGCGCGTGTCTGCACTGCCTGTGGTCAACGAAGCCGGTACCTAAACCCAGGACGGGGGCTCTGGCTGGGGAGGGGTTGAGTGGCAGGGGTCCACCCAGCATCAGCTCAGGGAACACGGTGGAGCTGGGGCTAGAAGCATctgccttctctgagccttggacCAATTACTaatcctctctctgcctccatttcctcgTTTGTGAATTGGGAATCTTAACACACATcctctggcttcacagaatgactTAAAAGGATTATGTGCAATAAAATGAGCATggtgagaggaaagagcaggtgaggtttttaatttttcttcattcttacatAAGCCACAGGACCCAGCCAGACCGCAATTCTTGCTCTGAGAAAGGGTTCAAGGTACTACAAGATTATTTCTTTAGTTGAACGATGTTtgtaaactatttcaaaattaaaatctcccTAATGAGGCTAGATATCAAGAAATGTTTTGTGTttgattatgaaatatttcaaatgtatgaaaaaaaaaactgtaatgaAACCCATGTATCCACTGCCTAGATTAATGACTGTTAACATATTGTCATGATTAgctctttttttgtgttttttttttctgaagcaatTTATAGACATCATGTCATT is a window encoding:
- the PRKAG3 gene encoding 5'-AMP-activated protein kinase subunit gamma-3 isoform X7; amino-acid sequence: MGKRGPRPQDGQGRRLWRKGSFKAWGKALFPRLGWDDELQKPGAQVYMHFMQEHTCYDAMATSSKLVIFDTTLEIKKAFFALVANGIRAAPLWDSKKQSFVGMLTITDFILVLHRYYRSPLVQIYEIEEHKIETWREIYLQGCFKPLVSISPNNSLFEAVYSLIKNRIHRLPVLDPVSGAVLHILTHKRLLKFLHIFGALLPQPSFLSRTIQDLGIGTFRDLAVVLDTAPILTALDIFVDRRVSALPVVNEAGQVVGLYSRFDVIHLAAQQTYNHLDVSVGEALKQRTLCLEGVLSCQPHESLGEVIDRIAREQVHRLVLVDDSQHLLGVVSLSDILQALVLSPAGIDALSA
- the PRKAG3 gene encoding 5'-AMP-activated protein kinase subunit gamma-3 isoform X8, whose amino-acid sequence is MHVCVPHPGAALGDWSIKALFPRLGWDDELQKPGAQVYMHFMQEHTCYDAMATSSKLVIFDTTLEIKKAFFALVANGIRAAPLWDSKKQSFVGMLTITDFILVLHRYYRSPLVQIYEIEEHKIETWREIYLQGCFKPLVSISPNNSLFEAVYSLIKNRIHRLPVLDPVSGAVLHILTHKRLLKFLHIFGALLPQPSFLSRTIQDLGIGTFRDLAVVLDTAPILTALDIFVDRRVSALPVVNEAGQVVGLYSRFDVIHLAAQQTYNHLDVSVGEALKQRTLCLEGVLSCQPHESLGEVIDRIAREQVHRLVLVDDSQHLLGVVSLSDILQALVLSPAGIDALSA
- the PRKAG3 gene encoding 5'-AMP-activated protein kinase subunit gamma-3 isoform X9, which translates into the protein MHVPHPGAALGDWSIKALFPRLGWDDELQKPGAQVYMHFMQEHTCYDAMATSSKLVIFDTTLEIKKAFFALVANGIRAAPLWDSKKQSFVGMLTITDFILVLHRYYRSPLVQIYEIEEHKIETWREIYLQGCFKPLVSISPNNSLFEAVYSLIKNRIHRLPVLDPVSGAVLHILTHKRLLKFLHIFGALLPQPSFLSRTIQDLGIGTFRDLAVVLDTAPILTALDIFVDRRVSALPVVNEAGQVVGLYSRFDVIHLAAQQTYNHLDVSVGEALKQRTLCLEGVLSCQPHESLGEVIDRIAREQVHRLVLVDDSQHLLGVVSLSDILQALVLSPAGIDALSA